The Mycolicibacterium flavescens genomic interval TCACGCCCTCGATCTTGTTGAGCTTGCGCTCGATTCGGTTCGCGCATGACGCACAGGTCATACCGTCGATGGACAGCTCGATCGTGTCAGTGGCCATGGCCGGCCTCGCCGTGGTCGTGGGTGGGGACGTCCTGCTGCGCGGAGGAGGGATCGACCGACACGGTGAACTCGGCTGTGCGCACGACGTCGCGGTGTTGGAAGTCAAGGAAAAGGCGGTACTGCCCGGCGCTGGGGAACGTGGTGTGGAACTCGATCGCCGGGCCCGGGCGTGTACCCGGGTCGCCGGGTCCGCCCATCGGATGCACGTGCAGATATGCGAGGTCGGCGGCCCGCAGCGCAACGAGGTGGCCGTAAGCCCCCAAGTACGGCTGCAGGTTGTCGACCGGAATCCCGTTGCGGTGGACGTTGAGCGTAAGAGTCGATGCCTCACCGGCTTTCGGGGTCCCGCTGAGCGTGACGGTGTAGTCGTCGACGGTCGCTGACGTGTCGGCCGCGGGCAGTGGAACGGGGGAGTATGGGCCTGCGACATGCACGTTGGCCCCGAGCGTGAGCGCGGGACCGCCGCTGGGCACGAAGTCGGCGAAGACGCGGTAGTCGCCCGCGCGGCCGAAATCCACGGGAGTCCGCCATGTGCCGCGGTCGTCGAGCACAGGGTGAAGGTGCTGGAAAGCGGACAGGTCGTTGCGGACCACGATCAGGTGCAACAGCTTCTCGTGAGTTTCGTCGAAATGCGTCACGGGAGAACCCTGCTGGTCGAGGATCCTGAACTCCAGAGGAGAGTCTCGGTTCGCCGGCGGGAGCGGTTGTGGCACGTCCAGCGTGTAGCCGCTCTCGGTCACCTCTAAGCCGCCGGGCGCCTCGGTGGCCTGTGCATCTGCGTGAGCGGTGGAGTGCTGCGCGGTAGCGGCATCACCCTCAGGGCCGAACGAGCGGCCGACCCACATCGAGGCTGCGAACACCACCGCGAGCGCGGCGATGAACGCGGCGATCCGAGGGGCGGTCTTCATCAGCTCGCCAACTTATAGCCGGCCTCTTCCACGGCGGCCTTGATGGCGTCGGCCCCGACGGGGGCGTCACTGTCGATGGTCACCGCTCCGCTGGCGACATCCACGTCGACCGCCTTGACGCCCGGGATCTCCCCGATCTCCTCGCGCACCGATGCGGCGCAGTGTTGGCAGGTCATTCCGGTGACTGTGACAGTGGTGGTAGCCATGCAGCCAGGCTACCTGATACCCCCTAGGGGTATTGACTCGGGCGGAGCCCGCCCCCGCGCGACCACCGTGGCAGCATCGGCATCCATGCGTGTTCTCACCCAACGGGTCACTTCAGCAGCCGTCACGGTGGACGGCGAGGTCGTCGGGGCGATCGAGCCCGAGGGGCAGGGTCTGCTCGCGTTGGTCGGCGTGACGCACGACGACGACGCGGCCAAGACTCGGCGGATGGCCGAAAAACTCTGGCAGCTCCGGATTCTCGACGACGAGAAGTCCGCCTCGGATGTCGGCGCCCCGATCTTGGTGGTCAGCCAGTTCACTCTGTACGCGAACACCGTCAAGGGACGGCGCCCGGCATGGAACGCCGCCGCGCCGCGCGCGACCGCCGAGCCACTGGTCACCGCGTTCGCCGATGCGCTGCGTGATCTGGGGGCATCGGTGGCGACCGGTGTCTTCGGCGCTCACATGCAGGTTCAGCTGGTCAACGACGGCCCGGTGACCGTGCTGCTCGAGCTGTGACTATGTGGTGGCGACCGGCGGTGCGCCCTCCGAGGGCTGCACGATCACGAATCCCTGCCCCTGGAACGCGACCTGGATCGCCTCACCGGAGCCGCGGCCGATGAGCGCGCCCGCCTTGAAGCTGGTCTTCAGCTGAGTCTGTAGGTTCGCCGACCACGCCACCACCGCATTGGTGTCGGCGAACGTCGGCGCCTCAGCGGCATTGAGCACGACCGGGGGCCCGTCGGTCGTCAGCGCCACCCAACCGGTCCCGCGCAGCGTGGTGTTGAACAGGCCGCCGGTCGCAATGCTGCCGCCCCGCACACGCTCGATGTTCCAGTTCAGGTTCGACGAGAACGCCAGCACGTTCTTACCGCTGATCGACAACCCGGAGTTGGTCAGCTGCAGCAGATGCACGTCGTAGCCCCGCTCGGCGAGGAAGACGTCGCCCTGCCCCTGGCAGCGCATCAGCGGCAGCCCTTCACCTGTCAGCGCCTTCTTGATGAACTTCGAGGCGCCGCCGCCCTCGAACGCGAAGTCGACATTGCCCTGGTAGGCCACCATCGAGCCCTGCCGGGCCATGAACGGCTCCCCGAGGCGCACCCGCAACATCTTGGTGTTCTGGTTGGCGATGGCCTTGGCTTCTTTTTCGCTGAACCGGCCGTCCACCAGATCGCCGCTGATCCCTCCGAAGCCGTCGCCTGCAGGCTGTCCGACCGCCATGGCCTGGGGCGGCGCCGTCTGTTGCGGAGGTGCCTGGGATGCCGGCGGGGGCCCGCCGAGTGACGTCAGCGGCGCCCTGCCGACCTGACCCTGGTGCGACACCTGGTCGGTCCAGTTGCGCCCGTCCCACCAGCGGTACTCGTAGCGACCTTCGGGATCGGGTCGCCAGCTTCCGTTGTTCGGTGCTGTCATGGTTTACAAAATAATCCGGCGGCCCTCCTGTAGTGAGGTACTTTTTCGCACTGATCCATCCCGCCCGAAACCACTCGACGACTGGCATTCTTGTGCCATGGCAAAGGAAATCGACCGGGTCCGGGCGCAGGGCGCCTTCGCGGTCCTCAAGCAGCATCCGGGCATGGTGCTCTTCGTAGCCTCACCTGCGCTCATCGCGGTCGGGCTGGTGTGGTGGTTGGTCAGCCCGACGCTGGCCGTTCTGCTGTTGATCGCTGCGATCGTCGGCGGCGGCGCGCTGCTGCTGCGCAAGCGCGGCTAGTCACAGACGTCGTCCGGTTTTGTCGGTGTCGATAACCCCTTCTGACCTGGAGCGTTCGCTCTCAGCGAACAGTCACCTCGTAGGGGTGTAACGGTGTAAGCATGTAATCATGCGACACGACATCCATGGCCGGCGCCGCCAAGGCGGCTGGCAACAGGCTCAGCAGCCCGATGCGGGCGACGCCGCCGACTGGTTCGCCGGTCGGCTTCCCGAGAGCTGGTTCGGCGGAGACCCGACGGTGGTGGTCGACCGCGAGGAAATCACCGTCATCGGAAGGCTCGCGGAACCCGAAGGCGACGAGAGCGAGGCCCGCGCATCCGGACGGGCCGCGCGGTTCCGTGAGGAGACCCGCGCCGAACGCATGCGCATCGCCGATGAGGCCGAGGCGCGCTACGGGCGCAAGGTCGCGTGGGGCATCGAGATCGGGGCGCCGGTCGCCGACAGCTATGAGCGAATCATGTTCACCAACATGGCCGTTCCGGTGATGACGCGACTGCGCCAACCCGAACGTCAGGTGCTCGACACGCTGGTCGACGCGGGTGTGGCGCGGTCCCGCTCGGATGCGCTGGTGTGGTCGGTGCGGCTGGTCGGTGAGCACGCCGAGGAGTGGCTGGGCAAGCTGCGCGAGGCGATGCGCAACGTCGACGAACTGCGGGCCGAGGGCCCGAACCTCTAGATCCGCTCCACGCCAACGTATTGCGAACTCAACGCCGCCGTCTGGGACAGCGGGTCCACCGGAGCGCCTTCGACCAACAGGTTGCGGTTCGCGCCGTAGGAGACCGGCGCGTCGTGGCCGCGCGGATCGAAAACCCGTGAGCCCCAACCGTGGTCGACGATGATCACCCCTTGACGCGGACGGTCGTCCACCACCGCCGTCAACTCGACCTCGCCGACCGGAGAGAATACCCTGACCAGGTCGCCGTCGCCCACCCCGAGATCGGCCGCGTCCTTCGGGTGAATGATCACGTCGTTGCCCTTACCGGCGGGATGAAGCCCGGGTAAGTCGTTGAGCCACGAGTTCATCGAGTGCCGGTGCCTACGGTTGGCCAACTGGAACGGATAGCCGACGGGTGCCGCCGGAAGCGGATCGGCGAGCAGTTCGCGGGTCCGCGCGACGAACTCGGATGGTGCCGCGTGCACCTTCTTGTCGTCGGTTCTCAACGCGTCGCGGAAATGCCCGAACTCGCGGGGACCCAACACCCAGCCGTGCGGGTGCGATATGACGTCTCGCCATTTGATCCTGCGCCCGTTGATCTTTCGTGAGGTCGCCACGACCAGGCGGTCGATCCAATGCGGTCCGAACTCCAGGGCCGGCCTGCGCGTCACACGCGCCGCGGCCCGCGTTGCCTTGATGAATCCGTTGAGGCCCTTGGCGCCGAACAGCGGTCTGCCCATCGCGATCGCGAGGTCGGTGAAGATGCGCCACTCCTGCCGCACTCCCGGCGGCGGCTCGACGACCTTGGCGCCGTACTGCAGATATGGCTCGTCGTGCATGTTGCTGGTGAACGCGAGCAGGTCGTTGCGCTCGAGCCAGTGGGCCGCGGGCAGCAGCCAGTGTGCATGGCGGTGGCTCTCCCGCTGGACGAAGTCGATCGCGACCAACAGGTCCAGATCGGCCAGGGCACGGTCCAGCTTGTCGCCGTCGGGGCCGGAGATCACGGGGTTGCCGCAGTTGATCAACAGCGCGCGAATCTGACCGTGGCCCGGTGTGGTGATCTCGTCAGGCAACTCGCTGAGTGCGTGTGCGCCCGCGACCATTTCGCGGCCCAGCAGCCGACTGTAGTGCGGCTTGGCCTTGACCATCGCCGACATCCGGATCGCGTCGACGTAGCCGGGTTCGAAGCGGCGTCCGCCGGGGCGGTCCATCCGGCCGGTGATCACGTTGAGCACATGCCCGAGCCACTCGGCGACGGTGCCCGCCATGTGCAACGACACCCCGGTGCGCGTGACCACCATGGCGCCGCGCGCTGCGGCGAAGTCGCGGGCAACCCGCTCGATCTGGTCGCGGGGGATGTCGCAGCGGGCGGCGAGTTCGTCGAGGTCGACGTCGGCGACCAGCGCATGCAGATCGCCGACTCCGGTGGCCAGTTCCGCGCAGTCCTGCCGATGTTCGAGACGCTCATCGAGGATGACCTTCACCATCGCCAGCAGCAGCGCCCAGTCCTGCCCCGGACGCACCGCGAGGTGCACGTCGGCCTTCTCGGCGGATTCGGTGCGCAGCGGGTCGACCACCACGATCGTCGCGCCCTGTTGTTGACGTGCCAGTGCACGTCGCCACCCACCGGGTACCGTCTCGAGCCAATTCCACGCGCTCACAGCGGGGTTCGTGCCGACCAGCAGGAAGTAGTCGCAGTTGTCGACGTCGGACACGGGCACCATCAGCATCGAGCCGTACATCGCCTCCGCGACGACGTGCATCGCGTTCTGGTCGACCGAGCCCACGGCGTAGCGGTTCTGGGTCCCGAGCGCGTCCAGCCAGCCGTTCATGAAGATGACGTTGGACGAGGAGAAGCCCGCAGGGTTGCCGTAGTAGACGCCGACTGCGTCGGGTCCACCCGCCTCGATCGCGGCGTTCATCCTGGTGGCGATGTCGGCGATGGCCTCGTCCCAGGTGGCCTCCACGTAGGAATCGCCGACGCGGCGCATGGGGTTGAGGATCCGGCGCGGATGCTCGACGAGCCTGTGTGCGGTGCGGCCCTTGGCGCAGAAGTCCCGCCAGCTGTGCGGATTCTGCTTGTCGGCGGCGATCTTCGTGACGCGGTTGTCCTCGACCGTCACCTCGAGTCCGCATGAGGCCAGACAGATCCGGCAGAACGTGTAGACCGTTTCGCTCATCGCCTTGAGCGTACGACGCTTAGGCCTGCGTCATGGACCAATAAGCGCCATGCTTAGCGACCAACTCCGCATGGGTGCCGCGTTCGACGATCTCGCCAGCGTCCATCACCACGATGCGGTCGGCGTCCCGGATGGTCGATAGCCGGTGGGCGATGATGAAACTCGTTCGGTCGCGGCGCAACTCGGCCATCGCCTGCTGGATCAGCAGCTCGGTGCGGGTATCCACCGAGCTGGTCGCCTCGTCGAGGATCAGCAGGCTGGGCTGGGCCAGCACCGCGCGCGCGATTGTGATGAGCTGTTTTTCGCCGGCGCTGATGGAGGCGCCGTCGTCGCTGACGTGGGTCTGATAGCCGTTGGGAAGCATGTGGACGAACCGGTCGACGTATGCCGCCTTGGCCGCCGCGATCACCTCGTCCTCGGAGGCATCAGGTCTGCCGTAGGCGATGTTCTCGAAGATGGTGCCCGCGAACAGCCAGGTGTCCTGGAGCACCATCCCGATGCGGGACCGCAGCGAGTCCCTGCTGACCGTCGAGATGTCCACGCCGTCAACCAGGATCCGGCCGGAGTCGACGTCGTAGAACCGCATCAGCAGGTTCACCAGCGTGGTCTTACCCGCGCCCGTCGGCCCGACGATCGCCACCGTGCTGCCGGGTTCGGCGATCAGCGACAGATTCCGGATCACCGGGGTGTCGGGGTGGTAGCCGAACGTGACGTCCTCGAACTCCACCCGACCGGCCTGCCCGCCCGTTCCCGGCTCTGCGACCGGTAGCCGGTCCGCGGGATCGGGCGCCTCCTCTTCCGCGTCGAGCAGGTCGAAAACCCGCTCCGCACTGGCCACACCGGACTGCAGCGTGTTGTACATGCCCGCGACCTGCGTCAGCGGCTGGTTGAACTGGCGGACGTACTGGATGAACGCCTGGATACTGCCCAGCGTGATCTGGCCCGTGGCCACCTGCAACCCGCCGACCACGGCGACCGCGACATAGCTCAGGTTGCCGATGAACGTGGTGGCCGGCCCGACCAGACCGGAGAAGAACTGGGCGCCGAAGGCGGCGTGATACACGTCGTCGTTGCACTCGCGGAACCGCTCCTGCGCCGCGGCACGGTGACCGAAGGTCTTGACGATCGTGAAGCCGCTGTAGGTCTCCTCAATGTGGGCGTTGAGCCTGCCGGTGTTCGCCCATTGCGCGACGAACAGTCGCTGCGACCGGCGCGCGATGGCCCGGGTCGCCCACAGCGACAGCGGCACCGTCACCACGGTCAGCAGTGTCAGAAGCGGTGAAATGGTCAACATCATCACCAGCACCGAGAACACCGTCAGCACGGACGTCAACAGCTGGCTGATGGTCATCGACAAGGAGCCCTGGATGTTGTCGACGTCGTTGGTCACCCTGCTGAGCACCTCGCCGCGTTGACGAGAGTCGAAATACGACAGCGGCATTCGATGCAGCTTGTCCTGGACGTCGGAGCGCAGCGTGGCCATGGTGCGCTGCACCGCGACGTTGAGGAGCAGGGCCTGCAACCACACCATCAATGCGGCGACGAGATACAGCCCCAACGCGAGCAGCAGGGTCCGCCCGACGGCCTCGAAGTCGACACCTCGCCCCGGGACGACGTTCATCCCCGACAGCAGATCGGCGAAGGTGCTGTCACCACGGGCGCGGGCGGCGTCGATGGCCTGCTCCTTGGTGATCCCCGCGGGCAGCGCACGGCCGACGACGCCGTTGAACAGAAGATCGGTGGCGTGCCCCAGTATTCGCGGGCCGATGACGCTGATCGCGATGCCCGCGACGCCCAGGAGTATGACGCACGCGGTCAGGCCGCGTTGCGGTGTCAGCCGCTTGACCAAGCGGATCGCCGAACCCTTGAAGTCGCGCGAGCGTTGGGTCGGGGCCTGCATCACGCCGCGGATCGGCCGGCCCATCGGGCCGGTCACTGGGTGTCCCCGACGATGGCGAGCGACTGGGAGTCGGCGAACTCGGCGTACTGCGGGCAGTCCCTCAGCAGGGTTTCGTGAGTGCCGATGCCGACGATCCGGCCGTCGTCGATCACCACGATCTGATCTGCCTCGATCACGGTGGAGATGCGCTGGGCGACAACGATGACCGTCGCTTCTGCCGACGCCTCACGCAGCGCAGAGCGCACGCGGGCGTCGGTGTGCACGTCGAGTGCGGAGAACGCGTCGTCGAACAGATACACCGCGGGTCGGCGGATCACCGCCCGGGCGATCGCCAGCCGCTGACGCTGTCCGCCCGAGAAATTAGCCCCGCCCTGCGCGACCTTCATGTCCAGGCCGTCGGGGTGGGCGCGCACGAAGTCGTCGGCCGCGGCCACTCGCAGCGCGGCCCACATCTCCT includes:
- a CDS encoding putative secreted protein; this translates as MKTAPRIAAFIAALAVVFAASMWVGRSFGPEGDAATAQHSTAHADAQATEAPGGLEVTESGYTLDVPQPLPPANRDSPLEFRILDQQGSPVTHFDETHEKLLHLIVVRNDLSAFQHLHPVLDDRGTWRTPVDFGRAGDYRVFADFVPSGGPALTLGANVHVAGPYSPVPLPAADTSATVDDYTVTLSGTPKAGEASTLTLNVHRNGIPVDNLQPYLGAYGHLVALRAADLAYLHVHPMGGPGDPGTRPGPAIEFHTTFPSAGQYRLFLDFQHRDVVRTAEFTVSVDPSSAQQDVPTHDHGEAGHGH
- the copZ gene encoding copper chaperone, whose product is MATTTVTVTGMTCQHCAASVREEIGEIPGVKAVDVDVASGAVTIDSDAPVGADAIKAAVEEAGYKLAS
- the dtd gene encoding D-tyrosyl-tRNA(Tyr) deacylase, whose product is MDGEVVGAIEPEGQGLLALVGVTHDDDAAKTRRMAEKLWQLRILDDEKSASDVGAPILVVSQFTLYANTVKGRRPAWNAAAPRATAEPLVTAFADALRDLGASVATGVFGAHMQVQLVNDGPVTVLLEL
- a CDS encoding Protein of uncharacterised function DUF124, coding for MTAPNNGSWRPDPEGRYEYRWWDGRNWTDQVSHQGQVGRAPLTSLGGPPPASQAPPQQTAPPQAMAVGQPAGDGFGGISGDLVDGRFSEKEAKAIANQNTKMLRVRLGEPFMARQGSMVAYQGNVDFAFEGGGASKFIKKALTGEGLPLMRCQGQGDVFLAERGYDVHLLQLTNSGLSISGKNVLAFSSNLNWNIERVRGGSIATGGLFNTTLRGTGWVALTTDGPPVVLNAAEAPTFADTNAVVAWSANLQTQLKTSFKAGALIGRGSGEAIQVAFQGQGFVIVQPSEGAPPVATT
- the fdhF_2 gene encoding anaerobic dehydrogenase, typically selenocysteine-containing gives rise to the protein MSETVYTFCRICLASCGLEVTVEDNRVTKIAADKQNPHSWRDFCAKGRTAHRLVEHPRRILNPMRRVGDSYVEATWDEAIADIATRMNAAIEAGGPDAVGVYYGNPAGFSSSNVIFMNGWLDALGTQNRYAVGSVDQNAMHVVAEAMYGSMLMVPVSDVDNCDYFLLVGTNPAVSAWNWLETVPGGWRRALARQQQGATIVVVDPLRTESAEKADVHLAVRPGQDWALLLAMVKVILDERLEHRQDCAELATGVGDLHALVADVDLDELAARCDIPRDQIERVARDFAAARGAMVVTRTGVSLHMAGTVAEWLGHVLNVITGRMDRPGGRRFEPGYVDAIRMSAMVKAKPHYSRLLGREMVAGAHALSELPDEITTPGHGQIRALLINCGNPVISGPDGDKLDRALADLDLLVAIDFVQRESHRHAHWLLPAAHWLERNDLLAFTSNMHDEPYLQYGAKVVEPPPGVRQEWRIFTDLAIAMGRPLFGAKGLNGFIKATRAAARVTRRPALEFGPHWIDRLVVATSRKINGRRIKWRDVISHPHGWVLGPREFGHFRDALRTDDKKVHAAPSEFVARTRELLADPLPAAPVGYPFQLANRRHRHSMNSWLNDLPGLHPAGKGNDVIIHPKDAADLGVGDGDLVRVFSPVGEVELTAVVDDRPRQGVIIVDHGWGSRVFDPRGHDAPVSYGANRNLLVEGAPVDPLSQTAALSSQYVGVERI
- the yheH gene encoding ABC-type multidrug transport system, ATPase and permease component, with the protein product MTGPMGRPIRGVMQAPTQRSRDFKGSAIRLVKRLTPQRGLTACVILLGVAGIAISVIGPRILGHATDLLFNGVVGRALPAGITKEQAIDAARARGDSTFADLLSGMNVVPGRGVDFEAVGRTLLLALGLYLVAALMVWLQALLLNVAVQRTMATLRSDVQDKLHRMPLSYFDSRQRGEVLSRVTNDVDNIQGSLSMTISQLLTSVLTVFSVLVMMLTISPLLTLLTVVTVPLSLWATRAIARRSQRLFVAQWANTGRLNAHIEETYSGFTIVKTFGHRAAAQERFRECNDDVYHAAFGAQFFSGLVGPATTFIGNLSYVAVAVVGGLQVATGQITLGSIQAFIQYVRQFNQPLTQVAGMYNTLQSGVASAERVFDLLDAEEEAPDPADRLPVAEPGTGGQAGRVEFEDVTFGYHPDTPVIRNLSLIAEPGSTVAIVGPTGAGKTTLVNLLMRFYDVDSGRILVDGVDISTVSRDSLRSRIGMVLQDTWLFAGTIFENIAYGRPDASEDEVIAAAKAAYVDRFVHMLPNGYQTHVSDDGASISAGEKQLITIARAVLAQPSLLILDEATSSVDTRTELLIQQAMAELRRDRTSFIIAHRLSTIRDADRIVVMDAGEIVERGTHAELVAKHGAYWSMTQA